From Saprospiraceae bacterium, one genomic window encodes:
- a CDS encoding DUF1501 domain-containing protein produces MKRRTFLQASAAATVPVMINGIPVQAVARQSFLDFVSPENDKILVLIQLTGGNDGLNMVLPLDQYSNLNIHRGKIIINENLGIKLRDDLALHPAMTGAKYLYDEGKMKLIQSVGYPNQNRSHFRSTDIWTSGSPANVNITNGWLGRYYLENHQSFPYGYPNFDHPDPLAITIGAQVSQTCQGPIANFSMAINNPATMNPLPISEFAESVPATNYGNELRYIMTAFQQTNDYTDVIKLANENAGGSIAATGNALLDRLNIVAQLIKGGLKTKVYVVSIGGFDTHANQCDPDDHEIGTHANLLASLAGAMEGFQKAITDSGNAKRVLSMTFSEFGRRIKANDSTGTDHGSAAPLMLFGECIDGGILGDNPSIGDNVTNDEGVAMQYDFRSIYATILRDWFGLSSSDVARLMYADFQSLPLISGACTISEVEDAYRDYQLSLDTAPNPAIDYTLISFKTKNEYIRISLYDSIGSELKTIFAGKVNEGNHQIHLDTSQFPSGNYVIRIAGKAAQKTKILSKI; encoded by the coding sequence ATGAAAAGAAGAACCTTCTTACAAGCAAGCGCAGCAGCCACGGTCCCGGTTATGATCAATGGAATACCGGTCCAAGCTGTAGCCCGTCAATCCTTTCTCGACTTTGTAAGTCCTGAAAATGATAAAATCCTTGTGCTAATCCAACTTACCGGAGGAAACGATGGTCTGAACATGGTACTGCCACTGGATCAATATTCCAACTTGAATATCCACAGAGGTAAAATCATCATCAATGAAAATTTGGGAATAAAATTACGTGATGACCTGGCACTTCATCCTGCCATGACCGGAGCCAAGTATCTGTACGACGAAGGCAAAATGAAGCTGATTCAGTCCGTCGGATATCCCAACCAAAACAGATCCCATTTTAGATCCACCGACATCTGGACTTCAGGATCACCTGCCAATGTCAATATTACCAATGGTTGGCTGGGTAGATATTATCTTGAAAATCACCAAAGCTTTCCATACGGATACCCCAATTTTGACCACCCAGATCCATTGGCTATTACCATTGGGGCGCAGGTATCACAGACCTGTCAGGGGCCGATTGCCAACTTTAGTATGGCCATCAACAATCCTGCCACAATGAATCCATTGCCCATATCCGAATTTGCAGAGTCTGTACCTGCGACCAATTATGGAAATGAGTTGCGTTATATCATGACCGCATTTCAGCAAACCAACGATTATACCGATGTGATCAAACTGGCCAACGAAAATGCGGGAGGATCCATAGCAGCCACAGGAAATGCCCTTTTGGACAGGCTGAACATCGTTGCCCAACTCATCAAAGGTGGTTTGAAAACAAAAGTGTATGTCGTAAGTATTGGAGGATTTGATACACATGCCAACCAATGCGATCCTGATGATCATGAAATCGGCACACATGCTAATTTGCTTGCTAGTTTGGCAGGAGCCATGGAAGGATTTCAAAAAGCCATTACGGATTCAGGAAATGCCAAAAGGGTCCTCAGCATGACTTTCTCAGAATTCGGACGAAGAATAAAAGCCAACGACAGCACCGGTACTGACCATGGTTCTGCAGCACCTCTCATGCTCTTCGGAGAGTGTATTGATGGAGGAATTCTTGGAGACAATCCCAGCATTGGTGACAATGTAACCAATGACGAAGGCGTGGCCATGCAGTACGATTTCAGATCCATTTACGCCACCATTCTAAGAGATTGGTTTGGATTGTCCTCATCAGATGTTGCCAGATTAATGTATGCTGATTTCCAAAGTCTTCCATTAATCTCCGGAGCCTGTACCATCTCAGAAGTGGAAGATGCCTATCGCGATTATCAACTTTCTCTTGATACAGCACCAAATCCTGCAATAGATTATACTTTAATCAGCTTTAAAACCAAAAATGAGTACATTCGGATCAGCCTTTATGACTCCATTGGTTCAGAACTGAAGACCATTTTTGCAGGAAAGGTCAATGAAGGAAATCATCAGATTCACCTGGATACTTCCCAGTTTCCTTCAGGAAATTATGTCATCAGAATTGCTGGAAAAGCAGCGCAGAAAACAAAAATTCTCAGCAAAATTTAA
- a CDS encoding nucleotidyltransferase produces the protein MKQHKASLVILAAGMGSRYGGLKQLDSFGPNGETIIDYSIYDAIQAGFTKIVFIVRDSFRKEIEQKMQKNWGDQAELHFVCQELNLLPAGFTCPDQRTKPWGTAHAVWVAKDIVKEPFGVINADDYYGREALSALFHFLQSDRNHQNEYAVIAYLLRNTLSEFGAVNRGVCLASDGQFLRSIEECKGIFRNANGLISLQDQADRIFQEDTPVSMNMWAFGVSYFDHSEKYFIQFLQENLEKATSEFYIPDLIQKLIDEKIIQVHLIKSPSQWFGVTYQEDRPMVQQALQKLIEENYYPKTLF, from the coding sequence ATGAAACAACATAAAGCCAGTCTGGTGATATTAGCCGCCGGAATGGGCAGCCGGTATGGTGGACTCAAACAATTGGATTCCTTCGGTCCAAATGGCGAGACCATCATAGATTATTCCATATATGACGCCATCCAGGCCGGATTTACCAAAATTGTATTTATCGTTCGCGACAGTTTCAGGAAAGAGATCGAACAAAAAATGCAAAAAAACTGGGGTGATCAAGCCGAACTCCATTTTGTTTGCCAGGAATTGAATCTTTTACCCGCAGGTTTTACATGTCCCGATCAAAGAACCAAACCATGGGGTACAGCTCATGCGGTTTGGGTAGCCAAAGACATCGTCAAAGAACCCTTCGGCGTGATCAATGCGGATGACTATTATGGCAGAGAGGCCCTGTCTGCATTGTTTCACTTTCTGCAGTCGGACCGCAACCATCAAAATGAATATGCGGTCATTGCATATCTTTTGCGCAACACCTTATCGGAGTTTGGAGCGGTCAACAGAGGTGTATGTCTGGCATCTGACGGCCAATTCCTTCGTTCCATAGAAGAATGCAAAGGCATTTTCAGAAATGCAAATGGGCTGATCAGCCTGCAAGATCAGGCGGACAGAATTTTTCAAGAAGATACTCCGGTCTCCATGAATATGTGGGCATTTGGAGTAAGCTATTTCGACCACTCAGAGAAATATTTTATCCAATTCCTTCAAGAAAATCTGGAAAAAGCCACTTCAGAGTTTTATATACCCGATCTTATTCAGAAATTGATTGATGAGAAAATTATTCAGGTCCACTTGATTAAATCACCTTCACAGTGGTTTGGTGTCACCTACCAGGAAGACAGACCCATGGTACAACAAGCATTGCAAAAATTGATTGAAGAAAATTATTATCCCAAGACCCTCTTTTAA